GGCGGTCGTGCTCTGCGTCGAGATCCTCGAGGCCTCGGGAGCTGTCGGCGAACCGGCGCGGATGCAGGCGACCAACGTCTTTCGCCGGGAGGACGGCGGCTGGCGGATGGTCCATCATCATGCGTCGGCGATGCCGGAGGCCGGCGAGCAGGAAGAAGAAACCATCAACTAGCGGGCGGGCGATACATCGAGCCATACGGGCGCGGGCCGTCCGTGCCGCCCTCGCCGTACGTTCGCCAGTACGACTCGGGACGCCGCGGCCGACCCGCATCCCGTCTGGCTCGCGTCTCGCCGCACCTCATCGACGTCGCAACTGACAAACGCTCGACGAAGTGAGAGGAGCTCCGGACCCCGACTGAGCTTCAGTCGCGTGCCCCGAGGAACTCCGTTTCCAGCGAGACGCCCGCAGAAATTCGGCGCAGCCGCTCGGAGAGCTCGTCCGCGGCCCGTTCGAGGATCGTTCTGGGATAGGGCGCGAGTCGGTCGATGACGAAGTAGGCGTTCTTCGTCTCGGGGACGAGGCGCGTGCGCCGGCATTGCCGCCAGTTCCAGCGGCGGCACGTCACTCCGGCCGAATCCTTCCAGACGATCTCGCCCCGATCGGGATGTTCCGGCGTCCCGTCGCCCGAGAGGAGATCGAACGGCTCGGAGCCGTCCGCGAAGGCGAGCGTCAGGTCGCTCTCGAGCCGGTCGAGATCTTCCCCGCCGGCCGGCAGGACGTGCCGGAGGCTCACGGCGTTGTAGGCGTCGACGACGCGGTTGATCGGAGGAATTTCCTCGCCTTTCAGGACGCGCTTGACGAGCGCCTCGGCGGAGCAGAGGAACTTCGACGGCTTCGCGCCGAACGCCGAGAACGCCGATCGCCAGGCCGCCAGGTGCGGGTGCGCCGAAGCCGGCTCGACGACGGAGGCCCGGACGCGGGCCTCCGCGTCGCGCAGCCAGGAGGAGCTCTCGGCGCCGCTGTCGCCGTTGTCGAGGCCGTGGGCGTAGACGACGGCCGCGGTGTATCCGGAGAACCTCTCGAGAACGGCCGGTTCGATCCGCAGGCGCGGCATCAGGCGCGAATCAGACGACGCCGAATTTCTTCCCGACCTTCCGGAAGGCTTCGACGGCGAAGTCGAGGTCTTTCGTCGAGTGGGCGGCGGAGATCTGGCAGCGCAGGCGCGCGTGTCCGTGCGGAACGACGGGGAAGCCGAATCCGGAGACGTAGACCCCCTCGTCGAAGAGCGCGGCGGACATCGCGAGCGCCTTCGCCGTGTCGCCGACGATCACCGGCACGATCGGATGCGGCCCGTCCGGGATCGTGAAGCCGGCATTCTTGATCTCGTTCCGGAAATGGAGCGCGTTCGCCCGGAGCTTCTCGACGGGCGAGGGGTCCTCCATCAGCATCCGGAAGGCCTCGAGCGATCCGCCGACGACGGCGGGAGGGAGCGAGTTCGAAAAGAGGGACGTCCGCGAGCGCTGCCGCAGCAGCTCGACGAGCGCCTTCGGCCCCGTGACGAACCCGCCGGCGGCCGACCCCATCGCCTTGCCGAGGGTTCCGGTCGTGATCGGGATCTTTCCGTGGATTCCCTCTTCCTCCGCGGTGCCGCGGCCCGTCTTTCCGAGGACGCCGGTGGCGTGCGAGTCGTCGACGGCGAGGACGGCGCCGTGCTCTTCGGAGATCGAGAGGAGAGCGGGAAGGTCGGCGAGCTCTCCCTCCATCGAGAACACGCCGTCGGTGATCATCATCTTGTAGCGGGAGGTGGTGTCCTCCTCGAGCATCTTCTCGTAGGCGTCGTAGTCGGAATGCGGAACCTTGTACCGCTTCGCCTTGCACAGCCGAACGCCGTCGATGATCGACGCGTGGTTGAGCTCGTCGGAATAGAGCCCGTCCGCTTCCTCGAGGACGGCCGGGAAGAGCCCTTCGTTGGCGTTCCAGCACGACATGTAGAGGATCGTCGCTTCCGTCTCGAAGAATTCCGAGATCGTCTCCTCGAGCTCGAGGTGGATCCGCTCGGTGCCGCAGATGAAGCGCACCGAGCCGAGTCCGGCTCCCCACCGGTCGATCGCCTTCTTCTGCGCCTCGCGGATCCGCGGATGGTTCGCGAAGCCGAGATAGTTGTTCGAGGTGAGCATCAGGACGTCCTTGCCGTCGACCTTCACGTGCGCGTCCTGCGGAGATTCGAGCACGCGCTCGGTCTTCAGCGTCTTCGCCTCTTTCAGCTTGTCGAGCTCGGACTGGAGATGTTCGAAGAAGTCAGGCATGGGAACCTCCGTTGGATCTGGAGATTGCTTCGCTCCGCTCGCAATGACCGCGAGGAGGTTCGGCTACGCATCGAGGCTCTCGGGCGCGGTGAGGCGCGAGCCCGACGGGATGCGGGCGCCCGAGCCCGCGGCCGCGGCGTACCGAGGCGTACGTCAAGGCCGCGGGTCGGGGCGCACGCGCCCGTCCGGCTCGATGCATCGCCGCGCCCATCCTCATCAGGGACGGCCGTTGGGGTAGAAAACCACTTTCATCGCCTTCCGGTCGGCCAGCAACGCCTGCGCCTCGTGGAACCGCTCCAGTCCCTCGAACTCGTGCGAAACGAAGTCGTCGACCTTGAGGCCGGCCTTGAGGAGATCGAGCATCTTCACCCACGTCGCGAACATCTGCCGCCCGATGATCGCCTTCATCGTGACGCCCTTGTAGATCAGGTCGCGCGAATAGTGATGGAGCGTCACGGCGTTGCCCCGGGGCAGACCCAGGAGCGACATCCACCCTCCCGGATAGATCGCCTCGAGCCCGAGGTTGATCGACGGCTCGGCTCCGGAGAGCTCGAGCACGACGTCGGCGCCGCCTCCCAGCGCTTCGCGAAGAGCCGCCGCGGGTTCTTCCATTCCGCGGAGGTTCAGCGCACGGACGTTCCGCGCTCCGCGCGTCTGCTTCCACCGGTTCGCCTCGGCGATCGCGTGCTCGTTGACGTCCGTGATCCCGATCGCGGACGCGCCCGAAACCCGGGCGATCTCGGCACAGAAGGCGCCGATCGGTCCGAATCCGAGGATCGCGACGGACTTCCCGGAAAGGTCGACGACCTGCGTCGTGTGCACGGCGTTGCCGAGCGCGTCGAGGAATGCCCCCACCTTGGGCGGAACGATCGCCCGGTCGAGCGGCACGACGTTTTCGGACGGCACCCGGACGTACTGGGCGAAGCATCCGTCGCCGTCGAGGCCGAGGATCCGCGTGTTCTCGCAGACGTGCCTCTCCCCCTTGCGGCAGGGCCGGCAGTGGCCGCAGGTCACGTGCATCTCGGCCGAGGCGTAGGTTCCGAGCGAGAGCGAGGGCCGCTCCCCCTCGGGACCGAACGCGACGATCTCGCCGCAGAACTCGTGGCCGGTGATGCGCGGGGGACGGACGCGGTGCTGGATCGAGGGGTCCCAGTCGTAGATGTGCCGGTCGGTCCCGCACACCGCGGTCGCGATCACCTTGAGCAGCGTCTCGCCGGGGCCCGGCCGCGGCACCGGGACGTCCCGCACGGCGGTCGCTTCCGGGCCGGCGGCCGCCTCGGTCTTGACGACCGCCTTCATCGTATCGGGGAGCGTCAAGTCCGCTCCTCGCCGCGGGTCGCCGCGGCGATCTCAGTCGCCGGCTTCATCGTCCCGGACGAACGCCCCGGCGGCCGCTCTTTCGCCGACTTCGACCGGATGCACGTAGCGATCGACGACCGGGCGCGTCCCGCCCACCTTCAGCTGTTCGAAGAGGAACGCGAACTTGTCCTCGAGATCGGCCGCGATCGCGTTGCGCGTCCCGACCGGAAGGTTCCAGAGCGCCTCCTTGAACGGACCGAGCGCCTTCTTGCGCGACTTGTAGAGGAACTGCTCGGGCGAATCGGACGGCTTCCGTTCCGACGCCGCGTGGTCGGTCACCCAGCGGTTGATCGTCTCCCGCAGCACGCCGGGGAGCACGGGATGGTCGAGCACCATGTTCTGGAACCCCGTCGCGAGGTGGATCTCCGCGGTGTCGTACTCGGGAAACAGTCCGAAGTCGTCCTCGGGGAGGGTCGAGGCGCCGTGCTGGACGGCCCCCGCCATGGCGTATTCCTCCCGCGCGATCTTCGAGATCCGGCGGATCACGTCGAAATCGATCGACATCTTCTTCAGCGTCCCGTCGGCGGCGACCATCCCGCCGTGCGACGAGCCGGTCTGGATCGACACCTTCGCGAGCCCCTTCGCGTTCCCGATTCCCCGCCGGTAGCCCTCCATGTAGGCGCGGAACTCCTCCGGTGTCGAGTTCTCCTTTCCGACCTCGCCGATCTCGCCGCCGATCGAGATCTCGACCCCGCGGGGCTGGTGCTCGCGGATGAACCGGGTGAAATGCGCGCAGTTCTCGTAATTCGGTCTCTGCTGGGCATCCAGGTCCGGCCGCGAGAGATCCACCAGCGTCGACGTGTCGATGTCGATCTGGTAGAAGGACGCCGCGATCGCCTCGAGGATCAGGTCCTCGATCGCCTTGACCTCCCGGGCCGACTCGCTCTTCATCTTCTTCGCGTTGGTCTGGAAGTGGTCCCCCTGCAGGAAGACCGGGCCGGTCCACGCCTCGCGGACGGCCGCGGCGAGCACGACGGCGGCGTACTCGGCCGGCCGCTGGTCCGTGTATCCGATCTCGCTCCGCGCGATCTCGAAGATGAACGCGCCCGCGCCGAGCCGTTTCGCGGTGCGGAACACGGCGCGCGCCGTGTCGTAGGCGAGCGTGCGGATGTTGATGGCGGGAACGGTGAATCCCGAGACTTCGCCGCGCGACCGCGCCTCGTAGAGGGGGAGGATCGAGGCCGGGAGGATCCCGCGCGACGCCGCCTCGCGGCGGATCTCCCGGCGGGCCGCGGCCTTCTCCGCGTCCCCCCCGAAAACGGCCGTCCACACGAGCGTGTCGATCTCTTCGGCTCCGTAGCGCAGCCGGTCGCCGGGACTCTTCTCCCGGGAAACGTCGAGCGTGGTCATCCGAACCTCCGGGGATCGATTCTATCGGGGAACCCGCGGGGCCGACAGGTTCAACCGCTCGTCCTGCCGCCGCGGCTCTCCCGTGCGCCCGGCACGCCCGTCCCGGGTTCTGCTAGCCTACTTTCCGTGATCCGACTCTCCCGCAAGATCGAGTTCAACGCCTCGCGCAAGCTCTGGCGCGCCGACTGGAGCGACGAGAAGAACCGCGCCGTCTACGGCGAGGAGTCGCCGCACGGCTACGGGCACAACTACGTGCTCGAGATCGAAGTCGAGGGCGAGATCGACCCGGAGAAGGCGATGGTCGTGAACCTGACCGACCTCGACCGGATCCTGAAGGAAGAGGTCGACCGCCCGCTCGACCACCGGAACCTGAATCTCGACGTGCCCGAATTCGCCGCCACCGTTCCGACGTTCGAGAATCTCGCGCGGTGGATCTGGGACCGGATCGCGCGCCGGCTCGAACGGGAGAAGTGGCCCTGCCGGCTCTCGCGCTTGAGGCTCTCCCCCGCGCCCGACCTCGCGGTCGAAATCGAACGGTGAGGGTCCTCCGCGTCTCGCCGGCCGGACCCGGTTACGACGCGCGGCTCGAGGAGGCGCCGGTTCCGACTCCCGGCCGGGGAGAGGTCCTGGTGCGGGTCGCCGCTTCGGGAGTGAACCGGGCGGATCTCGCGCAGATCGCCGGGAAATATCCCCCGCCTGCCGGGGAATCCGAGGTCCTCGGGCTCGAGATCTCCGGGACGACCGCCGGAACGGGCGAGCGCGTCTGCGCGCTGCTCGCGGGGGGAGGTCACGCGGAATACGCGTCCGTCCCCGAAGGGCAGATCTTCCCGTCCCCCTCCTCGCTCGATCCGGTGCGCGCGGCGGCGATCCCGGAAGCCTTCCTGACGGCGTTCCTCAATCTCGTCGTCGAAGGCGGGCTCGCCGACGGCGGCCGCGCGCTCGTCCACGCGGGAGCTTCGGGCGTCGGTCTCGCCGCGATCCGGACGGCGAAGCTCCTGGGGGCGTCGGCGGCGGGGACGACCCGGACGGCCGCCAAGCTCGCCGCGATCGAGGGCGCCGGCGCAGACCTCGCCATCGACGCGCGCCGGGAAGACTTCGCCGAAATCATCGAGAGCGCGTGGGGAAAGAACGCGGTCGACGTCGTCCTCGATCCCGTCGGCGCCGCGACGCTCGCGGGCGACCTGCGCGTGATCTCGACGGGCGGGCGCGTCGTTTTCCTCGCGACGATGTCGGGAGGGTCGGCCGAGCTCGACATCGGGCGGTTGATGGGAAAGCGGGCGCGCCTCATCGGCTCGACGCTCCGCTCGCGATCCCGCGCCGAGAAGGCGCGGATCGTCGCGCGTTTCCGGGAGGAGATCCTCCCCGCGTTCGACGCCGGGAAACTCTCGGTCGACCTCGACTCCGTCTATCCGCCGGAGCGCGCGGCCGAGGCCTTCGCGCGGATGCGCCGGAACGAGAACGCCGGGAAGATCGTGATCGACTGGATGCGTTGATCTCGTCGGAAATGCTTCTACCGGAACCCTCGGTCGTCGCTTCGCGCCTCGGAATGACAATGCAACGGAGTTTCGCCGCGTCCACCAGGAGGGCGATTTCGGAAATACGGGATTTCAACTGCCGACAACCCGAAGGCGCGGCCAGACGCGAGCCAGACGGGATGCGGGAAATCCGGCCCGCGGCGAAGGCGTACCGGGCGTACGCCGCGGCCGCGGTCGGGTTTCACGCGCCCGTATCGCTCGATGGATGGTCCGCGCTTGATTTCCTAGGCTCTCCGGTAGTCGGGCCGCCAGTTCTTCACCCGCTTCTTGATCTCCGCGCGCGACAGCTTCTCGGAGCAGGCGGCGGCGGCGAGCGCGCCGAGCTCTTCGTCGGGAGCGAATCGCAGGCCGATCAGCTGATCGTCCGTCAGCTCCGCCGCGGCCGCGCGCGCCTCGGGAGAAAGGAGTCGCTCGAGGCGCATGCGCTCCTCGAGAACGATCAGGCGGTCCTGGACGGCCAGCGGAAAGGTCCGCGCCCGCCACGCGAGCACGGCGATCGCCAGGGCGAACAGGAGCCAGACGAGGGACTGCGGCGTCGGGTGCCGCCAGAGGTGGACGATCGCCCAGATCGGATACACGAGGGCGAGGACCGGAGCCGCGAAACCGTGGTAAAGCGGATCGAAGCGGCGGTGCGACGCGTAGCTCTGCGGCCGGATTTTTTCCACGGGTCCCTCCTCTTCCTAACGCGGCGTGCCCCTTCGGGCGGGAACTCCTTCCCGTTCCTGACGCGAGATTCGCCGAGGCCTCGACGAGGCGCGTTCAGGCGCGAGCGACGCACCCACTGACCGGCGGACCCGGCGTACCCGGAGCGTACGCCGGAGGCGGCCGAGGACGCGCGGATTCGCTCGATGCATCGCCGCGCCCGCTACTCCGAGGTGGTGGGGTCGATCATCCGCCTCACCTGCGACACCCGGTTCGCGGGAAAGCCGCCCAGCTCCGCGTGCTTGCGGACCATCTCCTCGTTCGGCGCGATGTAGACGCAATAGATCTTGTCGTCGGTGACGAAGCTCTCGAGCCACTGGATCTGCGGCCCGAGATTCGAGAGCACGCCGCAGGACTTCTGGGCGATTCCGTGGAGCTCGGCGGAGGAGAGCTTCCCCGCGCCCGGGAGCTCCCGTTCGATCACGTATTTGGGCATCGCCGCAACCTCCTTGCTCGAACGCCGCCGACCGCGGAATCGCGATCGCCGCCCGGGGCCCGCGTATTATGCCGCCGATGGATCTCTTTCGCCCGCTCTACTGGGAAGCCGGCCGGCTCAAGCTCCTCGACCAGCGCCTGCTTCCGGGCCGGGAGGTCTGGCTCGACGTCGATACTCCGGAAGCCGCCGCGGAAGCGATCCGCTCGATGGCGGTTCGCGGCGCGCCCGCGATCGGGGCGGCGGCCGGGTTCGGAATCGCGCTGGCGTTCCGGGCCGGAGACGGCTCCCCGCGGGAGCGGCTGCAGCGCGCGGCCGAGCGGATTCGGGCCGCCCGGCCGACCGCGCGCGATCTCTTCGCCGCGATCGAGCGCATGGAGCGGGCGTTCGAACCCGTGGCGGGCCGGGGCGAGCGCGAAATCGCCGACGCGATGGCCGCCGAAGCGATCGCTCTCTCCGAGGAGGGCATCGAAGCCTGCCGGGCGATCGGGCGCCACGGCGCGAGCCTGCTCGCCGGCGGCACCACGGTGCTCACGCACTGCAATGCGGGGGCGCTCGCGACTTCGGGATACGGAACCGCGCTCGGCGTCATCCGCGGCGCGATCGAGTCGGGAAAGGCGATCCGCGTGCTCGCCGACGAAACGCGTCCGTTTCTCCAGGGCGCGCGCCTGACCGCGTGGGAGCTCCAGCGGGACGGGATCCCGGTCGAGATCATCACCGACAGCATGGCAGGCCACTTCCTGAAGAGCGGCGAGATCGCCGCCGTCGTCGTCGGCGCGGACCGGATCGCGGCCAACGGCGATGCCGCCAACAAGATCGGGACCTATTCGCTCGCCGTCCTCGCGAGGGAAAACGGCGTCCCGTTCTACGTCGCGGCTCCGACGACGACGATCGACCGGTCGCTTCGGGACGGCACGAAGATCCCGATCGAGAACCGGACCTCCGGGGAGGTGGTCCGGATCAACGGCGCGGCGATCGCTCCCGAAGGGGTGACCGCCCGCCACCCGGCGTTCGACGTCACCCCCGCCCGGTACATCACCGCGATCATCACGGAGAAGGGAGTGCACCGGGCCCCCTACGAGGAGTCGCTCCCCCGATAATTCCCGCGAAAGCGCCGCGCCGCGCTGCCCGCGCGGAGCGTGAAGGCGGGAACTTCCGCACCGGATTTCCGTTATCGAGATCGATGAAAAGATGGTTCTTCGGCCCGAACGGATTGCGGGCGGGATGGGGTTTCGGGGCGTTCGTGCTGCTGTTCACGGCGATCTCGACGGCGGCTCTCTTCGCCGCGAGGACGGTGTACCGGCCTCACCCGGGAATGAACCCCGTGGATTTCCTCGTCTCGGACGGCCTGAGCTTCCTCTCGGCGCTCGCGGCTGCCGCGCTGATGGCGAAGATCGAAAAGCGCCGCCTCGGCGACTACGGGCTGCCCCTCTCCCCGGGATATGCGGCTCGCTTCGGAGCCGGTCTGCTGTGGGGATTCCTTCCGGTCGCGGCCACGATGGCGGTGATCGCGCTCCTCGGAGGCGTCTCGCTCGCCGGATTCGCTCTGTCGGGCGGCGCGCTCGCCGCCTCGGCCGCGACGTGGGCCGTTTCGATGATCGTCCTCGGACTCTTCGAGGAATACCTTTTCCGGGGCTATCCCCTCTCGGCGCTCGGGCGCGGGATGGGGTTCTGGCCCGCCGCGATCCTCCTCTCGACCGTCTTCGGCGGCCTCCACTACTTCACGAAGGAGAGGGAGACCCCCCTCGACGCGTTCTCGGTCGCTCTCATCGGCCTCTTCCTCTGCTTCACGATCGCGCGCACCGGCGACCTCTGGCTCGCGGCGGGGTTCCACGCGGCGTTCGACTTCTTCGCCCTCGGCGTCGCCGGAGCGCCGAACACGGGAAACGGCGGCAAACCCGTGCCCGGTCACCTCCTCGCGACGACCTTCCACGGGCCCGCCTGGCTGACCGGGGGAGTCTGCGGGATGGAGGCGAGCGCGGTGATGGTCGCGGTGATGCTGATCCTGTTCCCCGTCTTCGCGCGCCTCGTCCGCCCCGACGCCGAGCGACGGGAGAGGGGAGCCGGAGCCGAGGTTCCCGCGTAGATCGCCTCCCCTTCCATTCCGGCGGGCGGCGAAGAGTCGCCGGCTCGACGATCCGGCTTCGCCTGCTACTATTTGAGCGATGAAGCTGCTCGATGATCTCGATCTGAAATCGAAGACCGTTTTCCTGCGCGTCGACTTCAACGTGCCGTTGAAGGACGGCGCGGTCGCCGACGACATGCGGATCGTCCAGACGCTCCCGACGATCCGGCGCGCGCTCGAAAAGGGAGCGCGGCTCGTCATCGCGAGCCACCTCGGGAAGCCGAAGGGAAAGCGCGACGACGCGCTCTCGCTGCGGCCCGTTTCCCTCGTGCTCGCCGAAAAGCTCGGACGGCCGGTTCCGTTCGCCTCCGACTGCGTCGGCGACGAAGTTCGTGCCGAGATCGGCCGCCTGAAGGACGGCGACCTGCTCCTCCTCGAGAACCTCCGCTTCCACACCGGAGAGGAGAAGAACGACCCGGCGTTCGCCGCCGCGCTTGCCGCCGGGATCGACGTGTACGTCGACGACGCGTTCGGCGCGGCGCACCGCCCCCATGCGTCCATCGTCGGCGTGCCCGCGCGCGTCCGCCAGAGGGGGGCCGGGCTCCTGATGGACGCCGAGCTCCGGCATCTCTCGAAGATCCTCGATCCCGAACGGCCGTTCGCGGCGATCCTGGGGGGGGCGAAGATCTCGACGAAGATCGAGCCGCTCGAGGCGCTCGCGGAGATCGCCGATCTGCTCCTGGTGGGCGGCGGCATGGCCAACCACTTCGTCGCCGCGATCGGTCTGCCGGTCGGGAAGTCGCTCCTCGAAGAGGACCGGGTGGCGACCGCGCGCGAGATCCTGAACCTCTGCCGCGACGAAGGGAAGAACGTCGCCCTCCCTTCCGATTTCGTCGTCGCGAAGGACCCCTCCGACGGAGCGCACGCGCGCGTCGTGTCGATCCAGGGGATCCCGCCCGACCAGATGGCCCTCGACATCGGCCCGAAGACGATCGAGCAGTTCGGGCGGCTCCTCGCCGACGCGAAGACGATCTTCTGGAACGGCCCGATGGGGGTGTTCGAAAAGCCGCCGTTCGACAAGGGAACGATGGCCGTCGCGCGCATGCTCGCCGAATCGAAGGCGACGACGATCGTCGGCGGGGGCGAATCGGTGCAGGCGGTCCGCCGCGCCGGCGTGTACGACAAGATCACCCACGTCTCGACCGGAGGGGGGGCCTCGCTCGAGTTCCTCTCGGGGACGGAGCTCCCCGGCGTGACGGCGCTCGAATCGTGACCGCTTCCCGCTCACCGCGCGAAGACGCCGAACGGGGAAGCCGACTCGTCGTCGCGAACTGGAAGATGAACAAGACGCGGCCGGAGGCGATCGCGTGCCGCGAGGAGCTCGGGCGGATGCTCGCGGGGCGGAGCGCCGCCGTCGAAGTCGCGGTCGCGCCGCCTTTTCCGTTCCTCGCGGACCTCGCCGATCCGGCGGGACGATGGGCGCTCGCCGCCCAGAACTGCTCGTCGGAAGCCTCCGGCGCGTTCACCGGCGAAGTCTCGGCGGCGATGCTCGCCTCCTGCGGCTGCCGATACGTCATCGTCGGACACTCGGAGCGGCGCAAGCACTTCGGAGAAACGGAGACGACCCTGGCCCGGAAGCTCGCCCGAGCGCGCGAGGCGGGGCTCCTCCCGATCTTCTGCGTCGGCGAGACCCTCGCGCAGCGCGAAGAGGGCCTGACCGAGGAGGTTCTCCGGAGACAGGTCGAAGCGCTCGAGCGGGACCCGCGCGATCAGCCGCTCGTCGCGGCGTACGAGCCGGTCTGGGCGATCGGGACGGGGCGGAACGCCACGCCGGAGCAGGCGGAAGACACGATCGGGCGCCTCCGCGAACTGATCGGACACCGCGCCTCCCTTCGCGTCCTCTACGGAGGATCGGTCACGGCCGGGAACGCGTTCGAGCTCGCGGCACGGCCCGGAATCTCGGGCTTTCTCGTCGGCGGCGCCTCTCTCGACCCGGCCGGCTTCTCCGAAATCTGCCGCTTGACCGGTCCGACCGCGCCGGTCTAAGATCTGCGGCTCCCTCGCGGGAGGTTTTGGAGAGCTCGATGTTTACGTTCCTCGTCATCCTCTACATTTTCGTCTGCCTCTTCCTGATCCTGGTCGTCCTCGTCCAGCAGGGCCGCGGCGCGGATCTCGCCGGCGCGTTCGGCGGCGGCGGGTCCCAGCAGACGTTCGGTCCTCGCGGAGCGACGACGTTCCTGCACAAGCTGACGACCGGGTTCTTCATCGCGTTCATCGTGCTCGCCCTCGCTCTGGCGGTCGTCGAAAGCCGACCCCAGCGCTCGGTCATCCCGCAGGGGCCGAAGAATCCGAACGCCGCGAAGAAAGTTCCCGCGACGTTCCCGGCGCCCGTGCCGGCGCCGGCTCCCGCCTCGTCGACTTCGGCTCCGGCCGGCGGCTCGGCGACGACGGGCTCGGCTCCCGCGCCCGCGCCGAGCGCCCCGGCGACGACCAGGTAACCTTCGTGCCGTCGTGGTGGAATTGGTAGACACGTACGTTTGAGGGGCGTATGGGGCAACCCATGCCGGTTCGAGTCCGGCCGACGGCACCAAAACTTGCTTCGCAAGCGCTTCGCGGATCGCGGGCTTTGCCCGCGATAGTTTTGGTTAGCATCTGACCTGGGGGATGTTTCCCCCAAGCCCCCTCTCCGGATTTCGACGGCGTTTCGCGCGCTCCGGCGAGCGCGATCACCGCCCGTTCGTCGCTCCGAAAACGCTCATCGGCTCGAAAATGGGGATCGGCTCCCGGGTCCTTGGAAGTTGCGTGGCCGTTCTCTTCCTTTCCCTCTCTCCCGCGTCCGCACAGTCCCTTCCCGGCTCGGTCGAGATCGGCGGGGGGGGCGGCCGCTTCTACGGAGGATCGTTCGCGAAGGGAACGACGCGCGCGTTCTCGCAGAAGATCGAAGTCGACGACGACATCCTCAAGGGCTTCTGGCTGGGCGCGCAGTGGAACAGGCACTGGGGGGTCGAAGTCGCCGTCCGGCGGAGCACGGAAAACCTCATCATTCCCGATTCGGGAGTCTTTCCGAACGAGCCCTCCGTCGGCACGATCGACATCGCGACGATCGAGGCCCTCGCCCTCTACTCATTCCCCCACGGCAATTTCGCGCCGTACGTGGGGCTGGGCGGCGGGGTCACGAACCTCGACATCAACGTGCCGGACAAGAACGTGCGCGACGTGAACCGGTTCGGGGCGTCGCTCGCCGTCGGGGCGAAATTCCACGCGATGCGGTGGCTCGGCTTCCGCATCGATGCCCGTTTCCGCGCGACCTACCTGGGGACGAGGAGCGTCGAAGACGGCGGCTGGACGGACACGAACCGCTGGTTCCGGAACTCGGAACTGCTCGGCGGCGTTTTCTTCACGTTCCCGACGAAGTAACGAACGCGTCCTGCCATCGGCCGCGGACGGATGACGCCGCGCATCTCCGTGCCGGCTACCTTCCGATGTTCGGCCCGCTCCATGTCGAGTGGTTCAGGTCGTACCGCCATCCGATCTGCGTGTACGGCACCCGAACGAAATCGAAGAAGGCGTAGATGAGCTTCCGCCACCAGCCTTCTTCGCGGAATCCGGCCGCGCGAAGGATCTCCGGGATGTTCAACCCGATCTCGATGCCGACGTCGCGTTCGCGGAGCTCCGGCGGGAGCTCGCGATAGCCTCGGGTCGCGTAGGTGCCGGAGAGCATGAGGAACCGGAGCGGTCCGGCGCCGGCCGCGGTCCTTCGCAGGATTCCGGCGAGCTTCGCGTCGGCGGTGTAGATCT
This genomic interval from Thermoanaerobaculia bacterium contains the following:
- a CDS encoding DUF4242 domain-containing protein, with the translated sequence MPKYVIERELPGAGKLSSAELHGIAQKSCGVLSNLGPQIQWLESFVTDDKIYCVYIAPNEEMVRKHAELGGFPANRVSQVRRMIDPTTSE
- a CDS encoding CPBP family intramembrane glutamic endopeptidase; this translates as MKRWFFGPNGLRAGWGFGAFVLLFTAISTAALFAARTVYRPHPGMNPVDFLVSDGLSFLSALAAAALMAKIEKRRLGDYGLPLSPGYAARFGAGLLWGFLPVAATMAVIALLGGVSLAGFALSGGALAASAATWAVSMIVLGLFEEYLFRGYPLSALGRGMGFWPAAILLSTVFGGLHYFTKERETPLDAFSVALIGLFLCFTIARTGDLWLAAGFHAAFDFFALGVAGAPNTGNGGKPVPGHLLATTFHGPAWLTGGVCGMEASAVMVAVMLILFPVFARLVRPDAERRERGAGAEVPA
- the tpiA gene encoding triose-phosphate isomerase, which encodes MTASRSPREDAERGSRLVVANWKMNKTRPEAIACREELGRMLAGRSAAVEVAVAPPFPFLADLADPAGRWALAAQNCSSEASGAFTGEVSAAMLASCGCRYVIVGHSERRKHFGETETTLARKLARAREAGLLPIFCVGETLAQREEGLTEEVLRRQVEALERDPRDQPLVAAYEPVWAIGTGRNATPEQAEDTIGRLRELIGHRASLRVLYGGSVTAGNAFELAARPGISGFLVGGASLDPAGFSEICRLTGPTAPV
- the secG gene encoding preprotein translocase subunit SecG: MFTFLVILYIFVCLFLILVVLVQQGRGADLAGAFGGGGSQQTFGPRGATTFLHKLTTGFFIAFIVLALALAVVESRPQRSVIPQGPKNPNAAKKVPATFPAPVPAPAPASSTSAPAGGSATTGSAPAPAPSAPATTR
- a CDS encoding outer membrane beta-barrel protein, translating into MAVLFLSLSPASAQSLPGSVEIGGGGGRFYGGSFAKGTTRAFSQKIEVDDDILKGFWLGAQWNRHWGVEVAVRRSTENLIIPDSGVFPNEPSVGTIDIATIEALALYSFPHGNFAPYVGLGGGVTNLDINVPDKNVRDVNRFGASLAVGAKFHAMRWLGFRIDARFRATYLGTRSVEDGGWTDTNRWFRNSELLGGVFFTFPTK
- the mtnA gene encoding S-methyl-5-thioribose-1-phosphate isomerase translates to MDLFRPLYWEAGRLKLLDQRLLPGREVWLDVDTPEAAAEAIRSMAVRGAPAIGAAAGFGIALAFRAGDGSPRERLQRAAERIRAARPTARDLFAAIERMERAFEPVAGRGEREIADAMAAEAIALSEEGIEACRAIGRHGASLLAGGTTVLTHCNAGALATSGYGTALGVIRGAIESGKAIRVLADETRPFLQGARLTAWELQRDGIPVEIITDSMAGHFLKSGEIAAVVVGADRIAANGDAANKIGTYSLAVLARENGVPFYVAAPTTTIDRSLRDGTKIPIENRTSGEVVRINGAAIAPEGVTARHPAFDVTPARYITAIITEKGVHRAPYEESLPR
- a CDS encoding phosphoglycerate kinase is translated as MKLLDDLDLKSKTVFLRVDFNVPLKDGAVADDMRIVQTLPTIRRALEKGARLVIASHLGKPKGKRDDALSLRPVSLVLAEKLGRPVPFASDCVGDEVRAEIGRLKDGDLLLLENLRFHTGEEKNDPAFAAALAAGIDVYVDDAFGAAHRPHASIVGVPARVRQRGAGLLMDAELRHLSKILDPERPFAAILGGAKISTKIEPLEALAEIADLLLVGGGMANHFVAAIGLPVGKSLLEEDRVATAREILNLCRDEGKNVALPSDFVVAKDPSDGAHARVVSIQGIPPDQMALDIGPKTIEQFGRLLADAKTIFWNGPMGVFEKPPFDKGTMAVARMLAESKATTIVGGGESVQAVRRAGVYDKITHVSTGGGASLEFLSGTELPGVTALES